Proteins from a single region of Dictyostelium discoideum AX4 chromosome 5 chromosome, whole genome shotgun sequence:
- a CDS encoding hypothetical protein (Similar to Dictyostelium discoideum (Slime mold). hypothetical 127.0 kDa protein): protein MNRFSIFLFIIINLSIIKINNGQFKALTDETSIKATIIEPIFSMYPSYSFNNYCNFNNKILVEVPVGITVSNFQSDIGGVPFNIIFNKDNYYMFSNIQNSPQLGLVSQTLTFTTSDNFQQTYQLNTTCLGGLELFVKGYDSISINVGAIDSSNFLDTYNYIVYMNQINQNLTQENEITMNFVGGKSFSFKLNSYYSFFENDLPTTHFETFFPSNILSINSNYTQMSYGYQPLFTSTLNTNIMKPYQVFNSYVPTIPLKGYKGNMTFIGAIDTTKDPINSGVLINSTLTTGNGSTVDLKTFTTKMNITPMPNFIFLSPSIDYIDIVKNFFQVSFNNSFDYQFSPFEYQYVTSSVQEWPFGFYYGTNSKFTHRVNFPRLLKKSPVTQLSYDCFTLSKVLHTDIDPFEISNGIPPILKSYSFTKITSMNYLLSINVESVNGFKGAKFSDSNDFLKYILVSGTIYNGTFEYVVGLGDIKIINLFDLIWNVVSYENGSPISLNPLIVFEIPQPLNYNYNFKDFIDLSFLKNNLDLSYESEQYNIAYLNSTEIPKDAPILFNLLDLVSHPIERDIESVSFQKIPFIYNTTSGLFECKFILQKNNMFGMIPFSIFVGQLSIYSNSIMKELLVVNKTVLDYQGPIFNSFEKIGNGLVVSTTGTIGWKFNITDDLNGFESGYIKVMGSIDSSTYHFNFNIDDVIGDKFNCQYQILINITQPCISQEYRIVKVLLYDTNKIASKFILNGGPYSILNPFINLLDKGIDNTILPFTCSGSTMLDSKPTLLSFKTSAATIDVGSPNRIISFDFSIDPGTNGIKQDQLPIIYLTTVHTEISKCNSKLIFYSANNAVYNCSTELPLEFGYPGIIALSMYGIVNNGGYYYGYSTSDIQMVLNSNYYLDTTYSSNLPVITSSDKYYSDDNGEIIIYGRGFINVNLVTITYSDSGLSPNSATTALFYGSSAIKFSVSTAGGFTSNEFPIQPIYFDRSLKPIPTESPTTTPTETPIPTVTPIPTNPPQKCLGNPQCGGKNQGYCSSTGCICYSPWIGVTCTSQIIIVPQPSINTTKPDVEIPTDNNGQSSETNSEESQKMIFKSLISLVSLRELDFNNKEVNNYKFDQWIFTPINEFKNQYFTTVSNTNITATLEWFNQSTPIQFANQNLTMNPSSIKYTIEITEYQFKSSLNQLQLVMEASLTTNSNDICTSNQFGNTSTGDNSNYLKIQIENHSLYGRFIKRAIIDNTVKSISNVLLDSSLNVIDSSSSSLQSFIGITIPNYKNSIVVDPDFSVLVDSKSASDEDDSVCTKNNSGLTTAQLAGIIVGSIAFAAVIVIATTYFIVKNKKDKRLLQQINNKMNSLNK from the exons atgaataggttttcaatttttttatttattataattaatttatcaataataaaaattaataatggacAATTTAAAGCATTAACAGATGAAACATCTATTAAAGCAACTATTATTGaaccaattttttcaatGTACCCATCctattcttttaataattattgcaattttaataataaaattttagttGAGGTACCAGTTGGAATAACTGTTTCAAATTTTCAGTCTGACATAGGTGGTGTTccttttaatataatattcaataaagataattattatatgttTTCCAATATACAAAATAGCCCTCAATTAGGATTAGTATCCCAAACATTAACATTTACAACTAGTGATAATTTTCAACAAACCTATCAACTAAACACAACATGTTTag GAGGATTGGAACTTTTTGTTAAAGGTtatgattcaatttcaattaatgttGGTGCTATTGATAGTAGTAACTTTTTAGATACATATAATTATATAGTTTATATGAATCAGATTAATCAAAATCTAACtcaagaaaatgaaattacaatGAATTTTGTAGGAGGAAAATCATTTTCTTTCAAACTCAATTcatattattcttttt ttgagAATGATTTACCAACAACTCATTTTGAAACATTTTTCccatcaaatattttatcaattaattcaaattatacTCAAATGAGTTATGGTTATCAACCATTATTTACATCAACTcttaatacaaatattatGAAACCTTATCAAGTATTTAATAGTTATGTACCTACAATTCCACTTAAAGGTTATAAAGGAAATATGACATTTATAGGTGCAATTGATACAACTAAAGATCCAATCAATTCTGGTGTATTAATCAATAGTACTTTAACCACTGGAAATGGATCAACAGtagatttaaaaacatttacAACAAAAATGAATa ttaCACCAATgccaaattttatttttctatccCCCTCAATTGATTATATTGATAtagttaaaaattttttccaagtatcatttaataattcatttgattATCAGTTTTCACCCTTTGAATATCAATATGTAACTTCTTCTGTTCAAGAGTGGCCATTTGGATTTTATTATGGTACCAATTCAAAATTCACACATAGAGTTAATTTCCCAagattattgaaaaaatctCCAGTTACTCAACTTTCATATGATTGTTTTACATTGTCAAAAGTACTACATACTGATATAGACCCTTTTGAAATATCAAATGGGATaccaccaattttaaaatcatataGTTTCACTAAAATTACAAGCATGAactatttattatcaatcaaTGTTGAATCTGTTAATGGTTTTAAAGGTGCAAAATTTTCggattcaaatgattttttaaaatacataTTGGTTTCTGGTACAATTTATAATGGAACATTCGAATATGTTGTTGGTTTAggtgatattaaaataataaatctttttgatttaatttggaATGTGGTTTCTTATGAAAATGGTTCACCAATATCATTAAATCCattaatagtttttgaaATTCCTCAACCATTGAATTATA atTATAACTTTAAAGACTTTAtagatttatcatttttaaaaaataatttagatttaaGTTATGAAAGTGAACAATATAATATTGCATATTTAAATTCTACAGAAATACCTAAAGATGCTCCGATATTATTCAATTTACTAGATCTTGTCTCACATCCAATAGAAAGAGACATTGAATCGGTTTCTTTTCAGAAAATcccatttatttataatacaaCATCAGGATTATTTGAATGTAAATTCATTTTACAAAAGAATAATATGTTTGGAATGAttccattttcaattttcgTTGgacaattatcaatttataGCAATAGTATAATGAAAGAATTACTAGTAGTTAATAAAACAg ttCTTGACTATCAAGGcccaatttttaattcatttgaaaaaattggaaatggTTTAGTAGTTTCAACAACAGGTACAATTGGTtggaaatttaatattacagATGATTTAAATGGGTTTGAAAGTGGTTATATTAAAGTAATGGGTTCAATTGATAGTTCAACTTatcatttcaattttaatatcgATGATGTAATTGGTGATAAATTCAATTGCcaatatcaaattttaattaatattactcaACCATGTATATCACAAGAATATAGAATAgttaaagttttattatatgatacaaataaaatagcttcaaagtttattttaaatggtGGTCCATATTCAATACTTAAtccatttattaatttattagatAAAGGTATAGATAATACAATTTTACCATTTACATGTTCAGGTTCAACAATGCTTGATTCAAAACcaacattattatcatttaaaacatCAGCAGCCACAATTGATGTAGGCTCACCAAATagaataatttcatttgatttttcaatcgATCCAGGTACAAATGGAATAAAACAAGATCAATTACCAATTATTTACTTAACAACAGTTCACacagaaatttcaaaatgtaATTCTAAATTAATATTCTATAGCGCAAATAATGCAGTTTATAATTGCTCAACAGAATTACCATTAGAATTTGGTTATCCAGGTATTATAGCATTATCAATGTATGGTATTGTAAATAATGGTGGTTATTATTACGGTTATTCTACATCAGATATTCAAAtggttttaaattcaaactATTATTTAGATACAACATATTCAAGTAATTTACCAGTAATCACATCAAGTGATAAATATTATTCagatgataatggtgaaataattatatatggTAGAGGTTTTATAAATGTTAATTTAGTAACAATTACTTATAGTGATAGTGGATTGTCACCAAATTCAGCAACCACAGCATTATTTTATGGATCATCagcaattaaattttcag tttCAACAGCTGGTGGATTCACATCAAATGAATTCCCAATACAACCAATCTATTTCGATCGTTCATTAAAACCAATACCTACTGAATCACCTACAACTACTCCAACTGAAACACCAATACCAACTGTAACACCAATTCCAACCAATCCACCACAAAAATGTCTTGGTAATCCACAATGTGGTGGTAAAAATCAAGGTTATTGTTCATCTACAGGTTGTATTTGTTATTCACCATGGATTGGAGTAACTTGTACTtctcaaattattattgtaccACAACCATCAATTAATACAACAAAACCAGATGTTGAAATACCAACAGATAATAATGGTCAATCATCAGAAACAAATAGTGAAGAATctcaaaaaatgatatttaaatcattaatatcattagTATCATTAAGAGAattagattttaataataaagaagtaaataattataaattcgaTCAATGGATATTTACACCAATTAAcgaatttaaaaatcaatactTTACAACAGtatcaaatacaaatataacAGCAACTTTAGAATGGTTTAATCAAAGTACACCAATTCAATTCgcaaatcaaaatttaacaatGAATCCATCTAGTATTAAAtatacaattgaaattacaGAATATCAATTTAAAAGTTCATTAAATCAACTTCAATTAGTAATGGAAGCATCATTAACAACAAACTCAAATGATATTTGCACATCAAATCAATTTGGTAATACATCAACAggtgataattcaaattatttaaagattcaaATTGAAAACCATTCACTTTATGGTAGATTCATTAAACGTGctattattgataatactGTTAAAAGTATAAGTAATGTTTTATTAGATTCATCATTGAATGTAATTGAtagttcatcatcatcattacaatcatttattggtattacaattccaaattataaaaactcAATAGTTGTTGATCCAGATTTCTCAGTGCTTGTTGATAGTAAATCAGCCtctgatgaagatgattcagtttgtacaaaaaataattctggTTTAACAACTGCTCAATTAGCTGGTATAATTGTTGGTTCAATCGCTTTCGCTGCTGTAATAGTTATTGCCACCacttattttattgttaaaaataaaaaagataagcGTTTGTtgcaacaaataaataataaaatgaatagtttaaataaataa